In Streptomyces nodosus, one DNA window encodes the following:
- a CDS encoding DUF6083 domain-containing protein → MCPNPATGDCHWDGSPRHRRHPRPLRVAATSPSRLLRAGQSGRCRRCGNRIDIYQRTDQRPIALHPAEVATEQVPDSCRWHLAGGIAHPHGDGSAWCRIPHIVLCPGSTPTPRLGRRLEEVRRQLALHTRRLIDTGTFTPTTLADSPPATGAPAPARPVVQMLLSRYLADSPLENIRCVAQTRHRLRCTCPVLDSTSPAGTWKLLPAGPQRGQLALPDTLMAVYDLSHLPYPEQARWRTQHCPAHAAPRGAADLALAGWQVFDPLLHTAHIYTRLPHHPAGHSRGR, encoded by the coding sequence ATGTGCCCCAACCCCGCCACAGGCGACTGCCACTGGGACGGCAGCCCCCGCCACAGGCGACACCCCCGCCCGCTACGAGTGGCCGCCACCAGCCCCAGCCGCCTGCTGCGCGCCGGCCAAAGCGGCCGCTGCCGCCGATGCGGCAACCGCATCGACATCTACCAGCGCACCGACCAGCGCCCCATCGCCCTGCATCCCGCTGAAGTGGCCACCGAGCAGGTGCCCGATTCCTGCCGCTGGCACCTCGCCGGCGGTATCGCCCACCCCCACGGCGACGGCAGCGCCTGGTGCCGCATCCCCCACATCGTGCTCTGCCCCGGCAGCACCCCCACGCCCCGGCTCGGCCGGCGCCTTGAAGAGGTACGCCGCCAACTCGCCCTCCACACCCGCCGCCTGATCGACACCGGCACCTTCACCCCCACCACGCTCGCCGACAGCCCGCCCGCCACCGGCGCCCCCGCACCCGCCCGCCCGGTCGTGCAGATGCTCCTGTCCCGCTACCTCGCCGACAGCCCCCTCGAGAACATCCGCTGCGTGGCCCAGACCCGCCACCGCCTCCGCTGCACCTGCCCCGTCCTCGACTCCACCAGCCCGGCCGGAACCTGGAAACTATTGCCTGCCGGACCCCAACGCGGCCAACTCGCGCTGCCCGACACACTGATGGCCGTCTACGACCTCAGCCACCTGCCCTACCCCGAACAGGCGCGCTGGCGTACCCAGCACTGTCCCGCACACGCCGCCCCCCGAGGTGCGGCCGATCTTGCCCTGGCTGGCTGGCAGGTTTTCGACCCTCTCCTGCATACAGCGCACATTTACACTCGCC